One segment of Macaca fascicularis isolate 582-1 chromosome 2, T2T-MFA8v1.1 DNA contains the following:
- the PTPN23 gene encoding tyrosine-protein phosphatase non-receptor type 23 isoform X2, which yields MGSGQEAAVPVTWTEIFSGKSVAHEDIKYEQACILYNLGALHSMLGAMDKRVSEEGMKVSCTHFQCAAGAFAYLREHFPQAYSVDMSRQILTLNVNLMLGQAQECLLEKSMLDNRKSFLVARISAQVVDYYKEACRALENPDTASLLGRIQKDWKKLVQMKIYYFAAVAHLHMGKQAEEQQKFGERVAYFQSALDKLNEAIKLAKGQPDTVQDALRFTMDVIGGKFNSAKKDNDFIYHEAVPALDTLQPVKGAPLVKPLPVNPTDPAVTGPDIFAKLVPMAAHEASSLYSEEKAKLLREMMAKIEDKNEVLDQFMDSMQLDPETVDNLDAYSHIPPQLMEKCAALSVRPDTVRNLVQSMQVLSGVFTDVEASLKDIRDLLEEDELLEQKFQEVVGQTGATSVPSKAELAEVRREWAKYMEVHEKASFTNSELHRAMNLHVGNLRLLSGPLDQVRAALPTPALTPEDKAVLQNLKRILAKVQEMRDQRVSLEQQLRELIQKDDITASLVTTDHSEMKKLFEEQLKKYDQLKVYLEQNLAAQDRVLRALTEANVQYAAVRRVLSDLDQKWNSTLQTLVASYEAYEDLMKKSQEGRDFYADLESKVAALLERTQSTCQAREAARQQLLDRELKKKPPPRPTAPKPLLPRREESEAMEAGDPPEELRSLPPDMVAGPRLPDTFLGTATPLHFPPSPFPSSTGPGPHYLSGPLPPGTYSGPTQLIQPRAPGPAAMPVAPGPALYPAPAYTPELGLVPRSSPQHGVVSSPYVGVGPAPPVAGLPSAPPPQFSSPELTMVVRPATTTVDSIQAPIPSHTAPRPNPTTAPPQPRFPVPPPQSLPTPYTYPVGTKQPVPAQHHFSPGIPAGFPAPRIGPQPQPHPSRAFGPQPPQQPLPLQHPHLFPPQAPGLLPPQSPYSYAPQPGVLGQPPTPLHTQLYPGPAQDPLPAHSGALPFPSPGPPQPPHPPLAYGPAPSARPVGPQAAPLTIRGPSPAGQPTPSPHLVPSPAPSPGPGSVPPRPPAAEPPPCLRRGAAAADLLSSSPESQHGSTQPPGGGQPLLQPTKVDAAEGRRPQALRLIERDPYEHPERLRQLQQELEAFRGQLGDVGALDTVWRELQDAQEHDARGRSIAIARCYSLKNRYQDVMPYDSNRVVLRSGKDDYINASCVEGLSPYCPPLVATQAPLPGTAADFWLMVHEQKVSVIVMLVSEAEMEKQKVARYFPTERGQPMVHGALSLALSSVRSTETHVERVLSLQFRDQSLKRSLVHLHFPTWPELGLPDSPSNLLHFIQEVHAHYLHQRPLHTPIVVHCSSGVGRTGAFALLYAAVQEVEAGNGIPELPQLVRRMRQQRKHMLQEKLHLRFCYEAVVRHVEQVLQRHGVPPPCKPLASASISQKNHLPQDSQDLVLGGDVPISSIQATIAKLSIRPPGGLESPVASLPGPAEPPGLPPASLPESTPIPSSSPPPLSSPLPEAPQPKEEPPVPEAPSSGPPSSSLELLASLTPEAFSLDSSLRGKQRMSKQNFLQAHNGQGLRATQPSDDPLSLLDPLWTLNKT from the exons ATGGGCTCGGGCCAGGAGGCCGCTGTCCCTGTCACCTG GACAGAGATCTTCTCAGGCAAGTCTGTGGCCCATGAGGACATCAAGTACGAGCAGGCCTGTATTCTCTACAACCTTG gagcactgcactccatgctgggGGCCATGGACAAGCGGGTGTCTGAGGAG GGCATGAAGGTCTCCTGTACCCACTTCCAGTGCGCAGCCGGCGCCTTCGCCTACCTGCGGGAGCACTTCCCTCAAGCCTACAGCGTCGACATGAGCCGCCAGATCCTTACTCTCAACGTCAACCTCATGCTG GGCCAGGCTCAGGAGTGCCTCCTGGAGAAGTCGATGTTGGACAACAGGAAGAGCTTTCTGGTGGCCCGCATCAGTGCACAG GTAGTAGATTACTACAAGGAGGCATGCCGGGCTTTGGAGAACCCCGACACTGCCTCACTGCTGGGCCGGATCCAGAAGGACTGGAAGAAGCTTGTGCAGATGAAGATCTACTACTTTGCAGCCGTGGCTCAT CTGCACATGGGAAAGCAGGCCGAGGAGCAGCAGAAGTTTGGGGAGCGG GTTGCGTACTTCCAGAGCGCCCTGGACAAGCTCAATGAAGCCATCAAGTTGGCCAAG GGCCAGCCTGACACGGTGCAAGACGCGCTTCGTTTCACTATGGATGTCATTGGGGGAAA GTTCAATTCTGCCAAGAAGGACAACGACTTCATCTACCATGAGGCTGTCCCAGCATTAGACACCCTTCAGCCTGTAAAAG GAGCCCCCTTGGTGAAGCCCTTGCCAGTGAACCCCACAGACCCAGCTGTTACAGGCCCTGACATCTTCGCCAAACTGGTACCCATGGCTGCCCACGAGGCCTCGTCACTCTACAG TGAGGAGAAGGCCAAGCTGCTCCGGGAGATGATGGCCAAGATTGAGGACAAGAATGAGGTCCTGGA CCAATTCATGGATTCAATGCAGTTGGATCCCGAGACCGTGGACAACCTTGATGCCTACAGCCACATCCCACCCCAGCTCATGGAGAAGTGTGCGGCCCTCAGCGTCCGGCCCGACACTGTCAGGAACCTTGTCCAGTCCATGCAAG TGCTGTCAGGTGTGTTCACGGATGTGGAGGCTTCCCTGAAGGACATCAGAGACCTGCTGGAGGAGGATGAGCTGCTAGAGCAGAAGTTTCAGGAGGTGGTGGGCCAGACGGGGGCCACCTCCGTCCCCTCCAAGGCTGAGCTGGCAGAGGTGAGGCGAGAATGGGCCAAGTACATGGAAGTCCACGAGAAGGCCTCCTTTACCAACAGTGAGCTGCACCGTGCCATGAACCTGCACGTTGGCAACCTGCGCCTGCTCAGCGGGCCACTTGACCAGGTCCGGGCTGCCCTGCCCACACCGGCCCTCACCCCAG AGGACAAGGCTGTGCTGCAGAACCTAAAGCGCATCCTGGCCAAGGTGCAGGAGATGCGGGACCAGCGTGTGTCCCTGGAGCAGCAGCTGCGTGAGCTTATCCAGAAAGATGACATCACTGCCTCACTGGTCACCACAGACCACTCAGAGATGAAG AAGCTGTTCGAGGAGCAGCTGAAAAAGTACGACCAGCTGAAGGTATACCTGGAGCAGAACCTGGCCGCCCAGGACCGTGTCCTCCGCGCACTGACAGAGGCCAACGTGCAGTACGCAGCCGTGCGGCGGGTACTCAGTGACCTGGACCAAAA GTGGAACTCCACGCTGCAGACCCTGGTGGCCTCGTATGAAGCCTATGAGGACCTGATGAAGAAGTCACAGGAGGGCAGGGACTTCTACGCAGACCTGGAGAGCAAGGTGGCTGCTCTGCTGGAGCGCACGCAGTCCACCTGCCAGGCCCGTGAGGCTGCCCGCCAGCAGCTCTTGGACAG GGAGCTGAAGAAGAAGCCGCCGCCACGGCCCACAGCCCCAAAGCCACTGCTGCCCCGCAGGGAGGAGAGTGAGGCAATGGAAGCAGGAGACCCCCCCGAGGAGCTGCGCAGCCTTCCCCCTGACATGGTGGCTGGCCCACGACTGCCCGACACCTTCCTGGGAACTGCCACCCCACTCCACTTTCCTCCCAGCCCCTTCCCCAGCTCCACAGGCCCAGGACCCCACTATCTCTCAGGCCCCTTGCCCCCTGGTACCTACTCAGGCCCCACCCAGCTGATACAGCCCAGGGCCCCAGGGCCCGCTGCAATGCCCGTAGCACCTGGACCTGCCCTCTACCCAGCCCCTGCCTACACACCGGAGCTGGGCCTTGTGCCCCGATCCTCCCCCCAGCATGGCGTGGTGAGCAGTCCCTATGTGGGGGTAGGGCCGGCCCCACCAGTTGCAGGTCTGCCCTCTGCCCCACCTCCTCAATTCTCAAGCCCCGAGCTGACCATGGTGGTTCGGCCAGCCACCACCACAGTAGATAGCATCCAGGCGCCCATCCCCAGCCACACAGCCCCACGGCCAAACCCCACGACTGCTCCTCCCCAGCCCCGCTTCCCGGTGCCCCCACCACAGTCACTGCCCACACCTTACACCTACCCCGTAGGGACCAAGCAACCCGTCCCAGCCCAGCACCACTTCTCTCCTGGGATCCCTGCAGGTTTTCCAGCCCCGAGGATtgggccccagccccagccccatcctTCACGAGCATTTGGGCCTCAACCCCCACAGCAGCCCCTTCCACTCCAGCATCCGCACCTCTTCCCACCCCAGGCCCCAGGACTCCTACCCCCACAGTCCCCCTACTCCTATGCCCCTCAGCCTGGGGTTCTGGGGCAGCCGCCAACCCCCCTGCACACCCAGCTCTACCCAGGTCCTGCTCAAGACCCTCTGCCAGCCCACTCAGGGGCTCTGCCTTTCCCCAGCCCTGggccccctcagcctccccatcccCCCCTGGCATATGGTCCTGCCCCTTCTGCCAGACCCGTGGGCCCCCAGGCAGCCCCTCTTACCATCCGAGGGCCCTCGCCTGCTGGCCAGCCCACCCCCAGTCCCCACCTAGTGCCTTCACCTGCTCCATCTCCAGGGCCCGGTTCTGTGCCCCCTCGGCCCCCAGCAGCAGAACCACCCCCTTGCCTGCGCCGAGGCGCTGCAGCTGCAGACCTGCTCTCCTCCAGCCCGGAGAGCCAGCATGGCAGCACTCAGCCTCCTGGGGGTGGGCAGCCCCTGCTGCAGCCCACCAAGGTGGACGCAGCTGAGGGCCGTCGGCCGCAGGCCCTGCGGCTGATTGAGCGGGACCCCTATGAGCATCCTGAGAGGCTGCGGCAGTTGCAGCAGGAGCTGGAGGCCTTTCGGGGCCAGCTGGGGGATGTGGGGGCTCTGGACACTGTCTGGCGGGAACTGCAAGATGCACAGGAACATGATGCCCGAGGCCGTTCCATCGCCATCGCCCGCTGCTACTCACTGAAAAACCGGTACCAGGATGTCATGCCGTACGACAGTAACCGTGTGGTACTGCGCTCAGGCAAGGATGACTACATCAATGCCAGCTGCGTGGAGGGGCTCTCCCCATACTGCCCGCCACTAGTGGCCACCCAGGCCCCACTGCCCGGCACAGCTGCTGACTTCTGGCTCATGGTCCATGAGCAGAAAGTGTCAGTCATTGTCATGCTGGTTtctgaggctgagatggagaaG CAAAAAGTGGCACGCTACTTCCCCACCGAGAGGGGCCAGCCCATGGTGCACGGTGCCCTGAGCCTGGCATTGAGCAGCGTCCGCAGCACTGAAACGCATGTGGAACGTGTGCTGAGCCTGCAGTTCCGAGACCAGAGCCTCAAGCGCTCTCTCGTGCACCTCCACTTCCCCACTTGGCCTGAGTT AGGCCTGCCCGACAGCCCCAGCAACTTGCTGCACTTCATCCAGGAGGTGCACGCACATTACCTGCATCAGCGGCCGCTGCACACGCCCATCGTTGTGCACTGCAG CTCTGGTGTGGGCCGCACGGGAGCCTTTGCGCTGCTCTACGCAGCTgtgcaggaggtggaggctgggaaTGGAATCCCTGAGCTGCCTCAACTGGTGCGACGCATGCGGCAGCAGAGGAAGCACATGCTGCAGGAGAAG CTGCACCTCCGGTTCTGCTATGAGGCAGTGGTGAGACACGTGGAGCAGGTCCTGCAGCGCCATGGTGTGCCCCCTCCATGCAAACCCTTGGCCAGCGCAAGCATCAGCCAGAAG AACCACCTTCCTCAGGACTCCCAGGACCTGGTCCTCGGTGGGGATGTGCCCATCAGCTCCATCCAGGCCACCATTGCCAAGCTCAGCATCCGGCCTCCTGGGGGATTGGAGTCCCCAGTTGCCAGCTTGCCAGGCCCTGCAGAGCCCCCAGGCCTCCCGCCAGCCAGCCTCCCAGAGTCTACCCCAATCCCATCTTCCTCCCCGCCCCCCCTTTCCTCCCCGCTGCCTGAGGCTCCCCAGCCTAAGGAGGAGCCGCCAGTGCCTGAAGCCCCCAGCTCGGggcccccctcctcctccctggagCTGCTGGCCTCCTTGACCCCAGAGGCCTTCTCCCTGGATAGCTCCCTGCGGGGCAAGCAGCGGATGAGCAAGCAGAACTTTCTGCAGGCCCATAACGGGCAAGGGCTACGGGCCACCCAGCCCTCTGACGACCCCCTCAGCCTTCTGGATCCACTGTGGACACTCAACAAGACCTGA
- the PTPN23 gene encoding tyrosine-protein phosphatase non-receptor type 23 isoform X1 — translation MEAVPRMPMIWLDLKEAGDFHFQPAVKKFVLKNYGENPEAYNEELKKLELLRQNAVRVPRDFEGCSVLRKYLGQLHYLQSRVPMGSGQEAAVPVTWTEIFSGKSVAHEDIKYEQACILYNLGALHSMLGAMDKRVSEEGMKVSCTHFQCAAGAFAYLREHFPQAYSVDMSRQILTLNVNLMLGQAQECLLEKSMLDNRKSFLVARISAQVVDYYKEACRALENPDTASLLGRIQKDWKKLVQMKIYYFAAVAHLHMGKQAEEQQKFGERVAYFQSALDKLNEAIKLAKGQPDTVQDALRFTMDVIGGKFNSAKKDNDFIYHEAVPALDTLQPVKGAPLVKPLPVNPTDPAVTGPDIFAKLVPMAAHEASSLYSEEKAKLLREMMAKIEDKNEVLDQFMDSMQLDPETVDNLDAYSHIPPQLMEKCAALSVRPDTVRNLVQSMQVLSGVFTDVEASLKDIRDLLEEDELLEQKFQEVVGQTGATSVPSKAELAEVRREWAKYMEVHEKASFTNSELHRAMNLHVGNLRLLSGPLDQVRAALPTPALTPEDKAVLQNLKRILAKVQEMRDQRVSLEQQLRELIQKDDITASLVTTDHSEMKKLFEEQLKKYDQLKVYLEQNLAAQDRVLRALTEANVQYAAVRRVLSDLDQKWNSTLQTLVASYEAYEDLMKKSQEGRDFYADLESKVAALLERTQSTCQAREAARQQLLDRELKKKPPPRPTAPKPLLPRREESEAMEAGDPPEELRSLPPDMVAGPRLPDTFLGTATPLHFPPSPFPSSTGPGPHYLSGPLPPGTYSGPTQLIQPRAPGPAAMPVAPGPALYPAPAYTPELGLVPRSSPQHGVVSSPYVGVGPAPPVAGLPSAPPPQFSSPELTMVVRPATTTVDSIQAPIPSHTAPRPNPTTAPPQPRFPVPPPQSLPTPYTYPVGTKQPVPAQHHFSPGIPAGFPAPRIGPQPQPHPSRAFGPQPPQQPLPLQHPHLFPPQAPGLLPPQSPYSYAPQPGVLGQPPTPLHTQLYPGPAQDPLPAHSGALPFPSPGPPQPPHPPLAYGPAPSARPVGPQAAPLTIRGPSPAGQPTPSPHLVPSPAPSPGPGSVPPRPPAAEPPPCLRRGAAAADLLSSSPESQHGSTQPPGGGQPLLQPTKVDAAEGRRPQALRLIERDPYEHPERLRQLQQELEAFRGQLGDVGALDTVWRELQDAQEHDARGRSIAIARCYSLKNRYQDVMPYDSNRVVLRSGKDDYINASCVEGLSPYCPPLVATQAPLPGTAADFWLMVHEQKVSVIVMLVSEAEMEKQKVARYFPTERGQPMVHGALSLALSSVRSTETHVERVLSLQFRDQSLKRSLVHLHFPTWPELGLPDSPSNLLHFIQEVHAHYLHQRPLHTPIVVHCSSGVGRTGAFALLYAAVQEVEAGNGIPELPQLVRRMRQQRKHMLQEKLHLRFCYEAVVRHVEQVLQRHGVPPPCKPLASASISQKNHLPQDSQDLVLGGDVPISSIQATIAKLSIRPPGGLESPVASLPGPAEPPGLPPASLPESTPIPSSSPPPLSSPLPEAPQPKEEPPVPEAPSSGPPSSSLELLASLTPEAFSLDSSLRGKQRMSKQNFLQAHNGQGLRATQPSDDPLSLLDPLWTLNKT, via the exons ATGGAGGCCGTGCCCCGCATGCCTATGATCTGGCTGGATCTGAAGGAGGCTGGTGACTTCCACTTCCAACCAGCTGTTAAGAAG ttTGTCCTGAAGAATTATGGAGAGAACCCAGAAGCCTACAATGAAGAACTGAAGAAGCTGGAGTTGCTCAGACAG AATGCTGTCCGTGTCCCACGAGACTTTGAGGGCTGTAGTGTCCTCCGCAAGTACCTCGGCCAGCTTCATTACCTGCAGAGTCGGGTCCCCATGGGCTCGGGCCAGGAGGCCGCTGTCCCTGTCACCTG GACAGAGATCTTCTCAGGCAAGTCTGTGGCCCATGAGGACATCAAGTACGAGCAGGCCTGTATTCTCTACAACCTTG gagcactgcactccatgctgggGGCCATGGACAAGCGGGTGTCTGAGGAG GGCATGAAGGTCTCCTGTACCCACTTCCAGTGCGCAGCCGGCGCCTTCGCCTACCTGCGGGAGCACTTCCCTCAAGCCTACAGCGTCGACATGAGCCGCCAGATCCTTACTCTCAACGTCAACCTCATGCTG GGCCAGGCTCAGGAGTGCCTCCTGGAGAAGTCGATGTTGGACAACAGGAAGAGCTTTCTGGTGGCCCGCATCAGTGCACAG GTAGTAGATTACTACAAGGAGGCATGCCGGGCTTTGGAGAACCCCGACACTGCCTCACTGCTGGGCCGGATCCAGAAGGACTGGAAGAAGCTTGTGCAGATGAAGATCTACTACTTTGCAGCCGTGGCTCAT CTGCACATGGGAAAGCAGGCCGAGGAGCAGCAGAAGTTTGGGGAGCGG GTTGCGTACTTCCAGAGCGCCCTGGACAAGCTCAATGAAGCCATCAAGTTGGCCAAG GGCCAGCCTGACACGGTGCAAGACGCGCTTCGTTTCACTATGGATGTCATTGGGGGAAA GTTCAATTCTGCCAAGAAGGACAACGACTTCATCTACCATGAGGCTGTCCCAGCATTAGACACCCTTCAGCCTGTAAAAG GAGCCCCCTTGGTGAAGCCCTTGCCAGTGAACCCCACAGACCCAGCTGTTACAGGCCCTGACATCTTCGCCAAACTGGTACCCATGGCTGCCCACGAGGCCTCGTCACTCTACAG TGAGGAGAAGGCCAAGCTGCTCCGGGAGATGATGGCCAAGATTGAGGACAAGAATGAGGTCCTGGA CCAATTCATGGATTCAATGCAGTTGGATCCCGAGACCGTGGACAACCTTGATGCCTACAGCCACATCCCACCCCAGCTCATGGAGAAGTGTGCGGCCCTCAGCGTCCGGCCCGACACTGTCAGGAACCTTGTCCAGTCCATGCAAG TGCTGTCAGGTGTGTTCACGGATGTGGAGGCTTCCCTGAAGGACATCAGAGACCTGCTGGAGGAGGATGAGCTGCTAGAGCAGAAGTTTCAGGAGGTGGTGGGCCAGACGGGGGCCACCTCCGTCCCCTCCAAGGCTGAGCTGGCAGAGGTGAGGCGAGAATGGGCCAAGTACATGGAAGTCCACGAGAAGGCCTCCTTTACCAACAGTGAGCTGCACCGTGCCATGAACCTGCACGTTGGCAACCTGCGCCTGCTCAGCGGGCCACTTGACCAGGTCCGGGCTGCCCTGCCCACACCGGCCCTCACCCCAG AGGACAAGGCTGTGCTGCAGAACCTAAAGCGCATCCTGGCCAAGGTGCAGGAGATGCGGGACCAGCGTGTGTCCCTGGAGCAGCAGCTGCGTGAGCTTATCCAGAAAGATGACATCACTGCCTCACTGGTCACCACAGACCACTCAGAGATGAAG AAGCTGTTCGAGGAGCAGCTGAAAAAGTACGACCAGCTGAAGGTATACCTGGAGCAGAACCTGGCCGCCCAGGACCGTGTCCTCCGCGCACTGACAGAGGCCAACGTGCAGTACGCAGCCGTGCGGCGGGTACTCAGTGACCTGGACCAAAA GTGGAACTCCACGCTGCAGACCCTGGTGGCCTCGTATGAAGCCTATGAGGACCTGATGAAGAAGTCACAGGAGGGCAGGGACTTCTACGCAGACCTGGAGAGCAAGGTGGCTGCTCTGCTGGAGCGCACGCAGTCCACCTGCCAGGCCCGTGAGGCTGCCCGCCAGCAGCTCTTGGACAG GGAGCTGAAGAAGAAGCCGCCGCCACGGCCCACAGCCCCAAAGCCACTGCTGCCCCGCAGGGAGGAGAGTGAGGCAATGGAAGCAGGAGACCCCCCCGAGGAGCTGCGCAGCCTTCCCCCTGACATGGTGGCTGGCCCACGACTGCCCGACACCTTCCTGGGAACTGCCACCCCACTCCACTTTCCTCCCAGCCCCTTCCCCAGCTCCACAGGCCCAGGACCCCACTATCTCTCAGGCCCCTTGCCCCCTGGTACCTACTCAGGCCCCACCCAGCTGATACAGCCCAGGGCCCCAGGGCCCGCTGCAATGCCCGTAGCACCTGGACCTGCCCTCTACCCAGCCCCTGCCTACACACCGGAGCTGGGCCTTGTGCCCCGATCCTCCCCCCAGCATGGCGTGGTGAGCAGTCCCTATGTGGGGGTAGGGCCGGCCCCACCAGTTGCAGGTCTGCCCTCTGCCCCACCTCCTCAATTCTCAAGCCCCGAGCTGACCATGGTGGTTCGGCCAGCCACCACCACAGTAGATAGCATCCAGGCGCCCATCCCCAGCCACACAGCCCCACGGCCAAACCCCACGACTGCTCCTCCCCAGCCCCGCTTCCCGGTGCCCCCACCACAGTCACTGCCCACACCTTACACCTACCCCGTAGGGACCAAGCAACCCGTCCCAGCCCAGCACCACTTCTCTCCTGGGATCCCTGCAGGTTTTCCAGCCCCGAGGATtgggccccagccccagccccatcctTCACGAGCATTTGGGCCTCAACCCCCACAGCAGCCCCTTCCACTCCAGCATCCGCACCTCTTCCCACCCCAGGCCCCAGGACTCCTACCCCCACAGTCCCCCTACTCCTATGCCCCTCAGCCTGGGGTTCTGGGGCAGCCGCCAACCCCCCTGCACACCCAGCTCTACCCAGGTCCTGCTCAAGACCCTCTGCCAGCCCACTCAGGGGCTCTGCCTTTCCCCAGCCCTGggccccctcagcctccccatcccCCCCTGGCATATGGTCCTGCCCCTTCTGCCAGACCCGTGGGCCCCCAGGCAGCCCCTCTTACCATCCGAGGGCCCTCGCCTGCTGGCCAGCCCACCCCCAGTCCCCACCTAGTGCCTTCACCTGCTCCATCTCCAGGGCCCGGTTCTGTGCCCCCTCGGCCCCCAGCAGCAGAACCACCCCCTTGCCTGCGCCGAGGCGCTGCAGCTGCAGACCTGCTCTCCTCCAGCCCGGAGAGCCAGCATGGCAGCACTCAGCCTCCTGGGGGTGGGCAGCCCCTGCTGCAGCCCACCAAGGTGGACGCAGCTGAGGGCCGTCGGCCGCAGGCCCTGCGGCTGATTGAGCGGGACCCCTATGAGCATCCTGAGAGGCTGCGGCAGTTGCAGCAGGAGCTGGAGGCCTTTCGGGGCCAGCTGGGGGATGTGGGGGCTCTGGACACTGTCTGGCGGGAACTGCAAGATGCACAGGAACATGATGCCCGAGGCCGTTCCATCGCCATCGCCCGCTGCTACTCACTGAAAAACCGGTACCAGGATGTCATGCCGTACGACAGTAACCGTGTGGTACTGCGCTCAGGCAAGGATGACTACATCAATGCCAGCTGCGTGGAGGGGCTCTCCCCATACTGCCCGCCACTAGTGGCCACCCAGGCCCCACTGCCCGGCACAGCTGCTGACTTCTGGCTCATGGTCCATGAGCAGAAAGTGTCAGTCATTGTCATGCTGGTTtctgaggctgagatggagaaG CAAAAAGTGGCACGCTACTTCCCCACCGAGAGGGGCCAGCCCATGGTGCACGGTGCCCTGAGCCTGGCATTGAGCAGCGTCCGCAGCACTGAAACGCATGTGGAACGTGTGCTGAGCCTGCAGTTCCGAGACCAGAGCCTCAAGCGCTCTCTCGTGCACCTCCACTTCCCCACTTGGCCTGAGTT AGGCCTGCCCGACAGCCCCAGCAACTTGCTGCACTTCATCCAGGAGGTGCACGCACATTACCTGCATCAGCGGCCGCTGCACACGCCCATCGTTGTGCACTGCAG CTCTGGTGTGGGCCGCACGGGAGCCTTTGCGCTGCTCTACGCAGCTgtgcaggaggtggaggctgggaaTGGAATCCCTGAGCTGCCTCAACTGGTGCGACGCATGCGGCAGCAGAGGAAGCACATGCTGCAGGAGAAG CTGCACCTCCGGTTCTGCTATGAGGCAGTGGTGAGACACGTGGAGCAGGTCCTGCAGCGCCATGGTGTGCCCCCTCCATGCAAACCCTTGGCCAGCGCAAGCATCAGCCAGAAG AACCACCTTCCTCAGGACTCCCAGGACCTGGTCCTCGGTGGGGATGTGCCCATCAGCTCCATCCAGGCCACCATTGCCAAGCTCAGCATCCGGCCTCCTGGGGGATTGGAGTCCCCAGTTGCCAGCTTGCCAGGCCCTGCAGAGCCCCCAGGCCTCCCGCCAGCCAGCCTCCCAGAGTCTACCCCAATCCCATCTTCCTCCCCGCCCCCCCTTTCCTCCCCGCTGCCTGAGGCTCCCCAGCCTAAGGAGGAGCCGCCAGTGCCTGAAGCCCCCAGCTCGGggcccccctcctcctccctggagCTGCTGGCCTCCTTGACCCCAGAGGCCTTCTCCCTGGATAGCTCCCTGCGGGGCAAGCAGCGGATGAGCAAGCAGAACTTTCTGCAGGCCCATAACGGGCAAGGGCTACGGGCCACCCAGCCCTCTGACGACCCCCTCAGCCTTCTGGATCCACTGTGGACACTCAACAAGACCTGA